One part of the Vibrio ponticus genome encodes these proteins:
- a CDS encoding CBM9 family sugar-binding protein: MSKLVYVTALLLGSSLATNVYASADSEYLIEYSAQSPVIDGNPTDTAWDDANTLTQFSFPWRSQLAPATEFKALWNADGLFFRYRVSDENIAIGTDPKRAILDSDRVEMFLAKDKQLTTYYTMEIDPKARVFSAKASYDSENKKIGQLDSTWTWPGLETQATIVDGGYIVETKIPFMTLTSLGLWQDEQQTELNCALMRAEFTQQADGKLDMGWMTWIDPNTPKPNFHNPYTFGLCKLVK; this comes from the coding sequence ATGAGTAAATTAGTTTACGTAACAGCACTTTTACTAGGTAGCAGCCTAGCAACAAATGTTTATGCTTCTGCAGACAGTGAGTATCTAATTGAGTATTCTGCTCAGTCACCAGTTATCGACGGGAACCCAACGGATACCGCTTGGGATGATGCAAATACCTTAACCCAGTTTAGCTTTCCGTGGCGCAGTCAACTTGCACCTGCAACAGAGTTTAAAGCGCTGTGGAACGCAGATGGTCTGTTTTTTCGCTACCGTGTAAGTGACGAAAATATTGCGATTGGTACAGACCCAAAGCGCGCCATTTTAGATTCTGACCGTGTCGAGATGTTTTTAGCTAAAGATAAGCAGCTAACGACTTATTACACGATGGAAATTGATCCGAAGGCTAGGGTGTTTAGTGCGAAGGCTTCTTATGATTCAGAAAACAAAAAAATTGGTCAATTAGATAGCACTTGGACATGGCCAGGATTAGAAACTCAAGCAACAATCGTTGACGGTGGATATATCGTTGAAACCAAGATTCCATTTATGACATTGACCTCACTTGGGCTTTGGCAAGACGAGCAGCAAACCGAACTAAATTGTGCATTGATGCGCGCCGAATTCACGCAACAAGCAGACGGTAAGTTGGATATGGGCTGGATGACTTGGATAGATCCAAATACACCTAAGCCGAACTTCCATAACCCTTATACTTTTGGACTGTGTAAATTAGTGAAATAG
- a CDS encoding RpiB/LacA/LacB family sugar-phosphate isomerase, with protein sequence MKIALTMENSQAAKNEIILKELQYVAAQSGDEVFNVGMCDAEDHHLTYIHLGIQTSILLAAKAVDFVFTGCGTGQGALIACNAHSNVVCGYAIEPSDAFLFTQINNGNALSLAYAKNFGWAAELNVRGIFEKVMMSGCERGQGYPVERAVPQQQNVAILNDVKRAVAKDYLASLKAIDVELVRTACRGERFQKCLFENSQVDEISDFVREILN encoded by the coding sequence ATGAAAATTGCTCTAACTATGGAAAATAGCCAAGCGGCTAAAAATGAAATTATTCTAAAAGAACTTCAATATGTAGCTGCGCAAAGTGGCGACGAAGTATTTAACGTTGGTATGTGTGACGCAGAAGACCATCACCTAACTTACATCCACTTAGGTATTCAAACTTCTATCTTGTTGGCGGCTAAGGCGGTTGATTTTGTATTCACAGGTTGTGGTACAGGTCAGGGTGCTTTGATTGCATGTAACGCTCATTCAAACGTGGTTTGTGGTTACGCGATAGAGCCTTCTGATGCATTCCTATTTACACAAATCAATAACGGCAACGCATTGTCATTAGCGTATGCGAAAAACTTCGGTTGGGCAGCAGAACTGAATGTGCGTGGAATTTTTGAAAAAGTCATGATGTCTGGTTGCGAACGTGGCCAAGGCTACCCAGTTGAACGTGCGGTACCTCAACAACAAAACGTTGCGATCCTGAATGATGTTAAACGTGCGGTTGCTAAAGATTACCTAGCAAGTTTAAAAGCGATCGATGTTGAATTAGTACGCACAGCTTGTCGCGGTGAACGTTTCCAGAAATGTCTATTTGAAAATAGCCAAGTAGATGAAATCTCGGATTTCGTTCGTGAAATCTTGAACTAA
- a CDS encoding DUF2264 domain-containing protein, translated as MTKFIQASERPYIPCEHPDLNQYLQLFKQNLIRCKLKRRDFVDLDEQIIAVFKQNTELKVQCESLVDYVAEAFEHYAVWDYSHAYYPGVSSQQTARLDAMEGSSRVLPTLAAWLHANPNTALKSSTLSEAQFNLVDWIKCAFLAGTNPHHSGYWGNIEDYDQRICESADLALALWLSKEQVWQTLASDEQQQIVTWFTQVNHVETVDNNWHLFPLTVQLVMKDLTGEDHVEHHRYARVKEFFVGDGWFRDGAKGNYDYYNAWGFHYSLYWLAQVDPEFDPHFIRHSLRTFSDKYRYFFTPQGFPLFGRSACYRLSATAPLIATLDVCGANVPNEYLGQFKRAFKTNLSYFISNGALQKGRPTQGLFADDIRLTDNYSGPASSFWSLRALNIALFCGDRIGLWEAKEQPLEIEKESFMFSLNGPNMLVVGIQETQEVNVIFKNDYIKEQTPQSRKLASQSRLKKWQERLVGRAERPKNNLLRKGVTSYSSKLFHFF; from the coding sequence ATGACAAAATTTATTCAAGCATCAGAACGCCCATATATCCCATGTGAGCATCCTGATTTAAACCAGTATTTACAGCTTTTCAAACAGAACCTTATTCGTTGTAAGCTCAAGCGTCGCGATTTTGTTGATTTGGATGAGCAGATTATTGCTGTTTTTAAACAAAACACAGAGCTAAAAGTACAATGTGAATCTCTGGTTGATTATGTCGCCGAAGCTTTTGAACATTATGCGGTATGGGATTACAGTCATGCCTATTATCCTGGGGTATCAAGTCAGCAGACCGCTCGATTAGACGCTATGGAGGGCAGCAGTCGTGTGCTCCCAACGCTTGCTGCGTGGTTGCATGCCAATCCCAATACTGCTTTGAAAAGTTCGACACTAAGTGAAGCACAATTCAATTTGGTTGATTGGATTAAGTGCGCGTTTCTTGCGGGCACCAACCCTCATCATTCTGGTTATTGGGGAAATATCGAAGACTATGATCAAAGGATCTGTGAAAGTGCTGACTTGGCATTAGCATTATGGCTAAGTAAAGAGCAAGTATGGCAAACATTGGCTTCGGATGAGCAACAACAGATCGTTACTTGGTTTACTCAAGTCAATCATGTTGAAACCGTGGACAATAATTGGCACCTTTTTCCACTAACGGTTCAATTGGTAATGAAAGATTTGACCGGTGAAGATCATGTTGAGCATCATCGTTACGCACGCGTGAAAGAGTTTTTTGTTGGTGATGGTTGGTTTCGCGATGGGGCAAAAGGCAATTATGATTATTACAATGCTTGGGGTTTTCACTATTCACTTTATTGGTTAGCGCAAGTTGACCCTGAGTTTGATCCACATTTTATTCGCCATAGCTTAAGAACGTTTAGCGACAAATATCGTTACTTTTTTACCCCGCAAGGCTTCCCTTTATTTGGGCGCAGTGCGTGTTATCGTTTATCTGCTACCGCCCCTTTAATTGCCACTCTTGATGTGTGTGGCGCCAATGTACCCAACGAATATCTCGGGCAGTTTAAACGCGCGTTCAAAACCAACCTCAGCTACTTTATCTCCAATGGGGCACTACAAAAAGGACGTCCGACTCAAGGCTTGTTTGCCGATGATATTCGTCTTACAGACAACTATAGTGGTCCGGCAAGCAGCTTTTGGTCTTTAAGAGCACTAAACATCGCCTTATTCTGTGGTGACAGAATTGGCTTATGGGAAGCGAAGGAGCAGCCGTTAGAAATCGAAAAAGAGAGTTTTATGTTCTCTTTAAATGGTCCCAATATGTTGGTGGTTGGGATTCAAGAAACGCAAGAAGTGAATGTGATCTTTAAGAATGATTATATTAAGGAGCAAACGCCGCAATCGAGAAAACTTGCGTCACAATCGAGACTTAAAAAGTGGCAGGAGAGGTTGGTTGGTCGTGCAGAGCGACCGAAAAACAATCTATTACGCAAAGGTGTCACAAGCTATAGTTCGAAGCTATTTCATTTCTTCTAG
- the kdgR gene encoding DNA-binding transcriptional regulator KdgR translates to MEKATQPEAVSSVMKVFSILQALGEQKDIGVSELSQRLMMSKATTYRFLQTMKMLGYVAQEGEADKYSLTLKLFELGAKSLEYVDLIAIADKQMRIIAEQTNEALHLGALDEDGIIYIHKIDSGYNLSMQSRIGRRNPLYSTAIGKVLLAERETDFVKQALADVTFVKHTDKTLENVDQLIEELILVREQGYGQDNEEQEPGLRCIAAPVYDRFGQVIAGLSISFPTIRFDEERLSYYVELLQTAANRISEQLGYHSENQ, encoded by the coding sequence ATGGAAAAGGCCACTCAGCCAGAAGCCGTCTCTTCGGTAATGAAGGTATTCAGCATTCTTCAAGCTCTTGGGGAGCAAAAAGACATCGGTGTCTCTGAGCTTTCTCAACGCTTGATGATGTCTAAAGCAACCACATACCGCTTCCTACAAACAATGAAAATGTTGGGCTATGTCGCTCAAGAAGGTGAAGCGGATAAATACAGCTTAACCTTGAAACTGTTTGAGCTTGGTGCGAAATCGCTGGAATACGTCGATCTCATTGCTATTGCCGATAAACAGATGCGCATTATCGCTGAGCAAACCAATGAAGCTCTTCACCTTGGTGCGTTGGATGAAGATGGTATTATCTATATCCACAAAATCGATTCAGGCTATAACCTAAGCATGCAATCTCGAATTGGACGCCGCAATCCGCTATACAGCACAGCGATTGGCAAGGTATTGCTGGCAGAGCGTGAAACTGATTTTGTGAAGCAAGCGCTCGCCGATGTTACTTTTGTCAAACACACGGATAAAACGCTGGAGAACGTCGACCAACTGATCGAAGAGTTGATCCTTGTCAGAGAACAGGGATATGGACAGGATAATGAAGAACAAGAGCCTGGCTTGCGCTGCATTGCTGCCCCTGTCTATGATCGATTTGGACAGGTGATTGCTGGTCTTTCAATCTCTTTTCCAACCATTCGTTTCGATGAAGAACGCCTTTCTTACTATGTTGAGCTACTGCAAACCGCCGCAAATCGGATATCAGAGCAATTAGGCTATCACTCAGAAAACCAGTAG